One genomic window of Methanospirillum lacunae includes the following:
- a CDS encoding GTP-dependent dephospho-CoA kinase family protein, whose amino-acid sequence MLKLPEDQRHLFTRPFGTLYPSLDPVLPLLSGKLFYSVGDVVTEHLLLAGSPPVIAIIDGQTMRRPHNGVEIPEYQIINVKNPAGCISDELILATKTAVNSGRIVIQVSGEEDLAVLPLALVSPISSLILYGQPGEGVVVLEISPQVREQAQAFLEKFEKIPETT is encoded by the coding sequence ATGCTAAAACTCCCCGAAGATCAGCGGCATCTTTTTACTCGACCTTTCGGCACCCTATATCCCTCTCTTGATCCGGTTCTTCCGCTTCTGAGCGGGAAACTCTTTTACAGTGTGGGCGATGTTGTAACCGAGCATCTTCTTTTGGCAGGGTCTCCACCGGTCATTGCCATTATTGATGGTCAGACCATGCGGCGTCCTCATAATGGTGTTGAAATTCCAGAATATCAGATCATCAATGTGAAGAATCCTGCCGGGTGTATCAGCGATGAATTAATCCTGGCAACAAAAACTGCGGTTAATTCAGGCAGAATTGTAATACAGGTATCGGGGGAAGAGGATCTTGCGGTACTTCCTCTCGCCCTGGTATCTCCAATAAGCTCCCTGATCCTCTATGGTCAGCCCGGAGAAGGTGTTGTCGTTCTCGAAATTTCGCCGCAGGTACGTGAACAAGCCCAGGCTTTTCTGGAAAAATTTGAAAAAATCCCTGAAACCACCTGA
- the spt4 gene encoding transcription elongation factor subunit Spt4: MAATKKKQLSVCRECHRVVEGSSCSICGTNNLTTDWTGYLVIIDPEHSDVAKRMNITLPGRYALKVR, encoded by the coding sequence ATGGCCGCGACAAAGAAGAAACAGTTGTCTGTGTGTCGTGAATGCCACAGGGTGGTTGAAGGATCATCCTGCTCTATCTGCGGTACAAACAATCTTACCACTGATTGGACCGGGTACCTGGTTATTATCGATCCTGAACACAGCGATGTCGCTAAACGAATGAATATCACCCTCCCTGGGAGATATGCGCTTAAGGTCCGCTAA
- a CDS encoding DNA-directed RNA polymerase, translated as MYYRLKMFDKVRVPPNRLGEDLETVILDVLQEQLEGSIDKEIGIFIAVTKVARIGEGEMIPGDGAVFYDVDFEGLAIRLTLQEIIEGIVVETTSFGAFVSLGPIDAMLHVSQISDEYISYDEKNSQLICQDSNRHIGVGDVVRARVVTLSLSEREPRESKIGLTMRQAGLGSLVWLDEDMKAEQKEKENGGTA; from the coding sequence ATGTATTACAGACTGAAGATGTTTGATAAGGTCAGGGTTCCTCCAAACCGTCTTGGTGAGGATCTTGAGACCGTCATTCTGGATGTGCTCCAGGAACAACTTGAGGGGAGTATTGACAAGGAGATTGGAATCTTCATTGCCGTGACTAAAGTGGCCCGGATTGGCGAGGGAGAGATGATTCCGGGTGATGGAGCAGTCTTTTACGATGTTGATTTTGAAGGGCTTGCAATCAGGCTTACTCTCCAGGAGATCATTGAGGGTATTGTTGTTGAGACAACAAGTTTTGGTGCGTTCGTAAGCCTCGGTCCGATTGATGCAATGCTTCACGTAAGCCAGATCTCTGATGAATACATCAGTTATGATGAGAAGAATTCCCAACTTATCTGCCAGGATTCAAATCGTCATATCGGGGTTGGTGATGTTGTCAGAGCACGTGTTGTGACTCTCTCTCTGAGTGAGCGTGAACCACGTGAAAGCAAGATCGGTCTTACCATGCGACAGGCAGGCCTTGGCAGCCTTGTGTGGCTTGATGAGGACATGAAGGCCGAACAGAAAGAGAAAGAAAATGGCGGAACTGCTTGA
- a CDS encoding type II toxin-antitoxin system VapC family toxin, whose translation MASDRNGYADRVTVLIDTNAFLMTSQFRIDLLEELKWMMGVTQPCVPDVVIRELEGLARGRGNDASAARLGLRFAQFCTVVSMDGEEGERVDDKILSYARRERCRVVTNDRDLRNRLLNEGLEVISLKGKQKLEIIRR comes from the coding sequence ATGGCGTCTGATCGGAATGGGTATGCTGATCGAGTGACCGTTCTGATCGATACAAACGCGTTTCTTATGACCTCCCAGTTCAGGATTGACCTGCTCGAAGAGCTCAAATGGATGATGGGGGTCACACAACCATGTGTTCCGGATGTTGTGATTCGTGAACTTGAAGGTCTTGCACGTGGCAGGGGTAACGATGCGTCTGCCGCCCGTCTGGGTCTTCGGTTTGCACAGTTCTGCACTGTTGTGTCGATGGATGGAGAAGAAGGCGAGAGGGTTGATGACAAGATCCTTTCGTATGCCCGGAGAGAACGATGCAGGGTTGTAACCAATGATCGTGATCTCAGAAACCGGTTGCTTAATGAAGGTTTAGAAGTAATTTCGTTGAAAGGGAAGCAGAAGTTAGAGATCATCAGGAGATAG
- the eif2g gene encoding translation initiation factor IF-2 subunit gamma produces MPEEIIPSTNIGVVGHVDHGKTTLVNALTGVWTDRHSEEMKRGISIRLGYADAVFYKCKKCPGPEGFTTKPECPRCGGEAEPVRAVSFVDAPGHETLMATMLSGSALMDGAMLVISASEHCPQPQTKEHLMALELVGIKRIVIVQNKIDVVTQKDAVRNYEEIKAFVKGTIAENAPIIPVSAQKDINVWALLQALDETIPEPSRKPEADPIMLIARSFDVNKPGCSWKDVKGGVVGGSLIRGVINDGDEIEIRPGIQSQVENKIRWDPIVTKVTEIHKGQKKVHIATPGGLLAIGTKLDPAITKSDMLSGQVLGHVGKLPPVWDKMWFSVRLMERVVGANSELDIEPLKAREPLMLSVGTAVTVGLVTNTKKDAAEVTLKRPVCAEIGSPIAISRQVGGRWRLIGMGMLIE; encoded by the coding sequence GTGCCAGAGGAAATAATACCGAGTACAAATATCGGCGTTGTCGGGCATGTGGATCATGGAAAGACCACACTCGTCAACGCACTAACAGGCGTCTGGACCGACCGGCATAGCGAGGAGATGAAACGTGGAATCTCCATCCGGCTCGGATATGCAGACGCTGTCTTTTACAAGTGCAAGAAATGTCCCGGACCTGAAGGATTTACAACCAAGCCTGAATGTCCACGTTGTGGAGGAGAGGCTGAACCTGTTCGTGCTGTATCATTTGTAGATGCACCTGGTCACGAGACTCTGATGGCTACGATGCTGTCCGGATCTGCCCTCATGGACGGGGCTATGCTTGTTATCTCAGCATCTGAACACTGTCCGCAACCCCAGACCAAAGAACATCTGATGGCACTGGAACTGGTCGGGATAAAGCGGATTGTTATCGTCCAGAATAAAATTGATGTTGTTACCCAGAAGGATGCTGTTCGTAATTACGAAGAAATAAAGGCATTTGTGAAAGGTACCATCGCAGAAAACGCACCAATCATTCCTGTATCAGCCCAGAAAGATATCAATGTCTGGGCACTTCTTCAGGCTCTTGATGAGACAATTCCAGAGCCATCGCGTAAACCAGAAGCAGATCCGATCATGCTGATCGCACGATCTTTTGATGTAAATAAGCCCGGGTGCAGCTGGAAAGATGTCAAAGGGGGCGTAGTTGGCGGCTCGCTCATCAGGGGTGTCATCAATGACGGTGATGAGATCGAGATCAGACCTGGTATTCAGAGTCAGGTAGAGAATAAGATCCGCTGGGATCCAATCGTCACCAAGGTCACAGAGATTCACAAGGGACAGAAAAAAGTTCATATTGCAACCCCCGGCGGTCTCCTTGCTATCGGTACAAAACTTGACCCTGCCATTACCAAGAGTGATATGCTCTCCGGGCAAGTGCTTGGGCATGTGGGTAAACTTCCACCAGTCTGGGATAAGATGTGGTTCTCAGTCAGGCTCATGGAGCGGGTTGTCGGAGCGAACAGTGAGCTTGATATTGAACCTCTTAAGGCACGCGAACCTCTGATGCTCTCAGTCGGCACCGCTGTGACTGTTGGCCTTGTTACCAATACCAAGAAGGATGCTGCTGAAGTTACGCTCAAGAGGCCTGTCTGTGCGGAGATTGGATCACCAATCGCTATCAGCAGGCAGGTCGGGGGGAGATGGCGTCTGATCGGAATGGGTATGCTGATCGAGTGA
- a CDS encoding DUF2098 domain-containing protein, protein MSTVVDIGSSVRYPRTGTTGTVVRIEERSGHSFAELDSTGMLYRTDLLVPAILIEKVVRTEDLKEELRQVEKERSDPRDQSFQELPNLDSACNGAG, encoded by the coding sequence ATGAGCACGGTAGTGGATATTGGATCTTCTGTGCGGTATCCCCGGACCGGAACCACAGGGACAGTAGTAAGAATTGAAGAGAGAAGTGGGCATTCATTTGCAGAACTTGACAGTACCGGAATGCTTTACCGGACAGACCTGCTAGTACCTGCCATCCTTATTGAAAAGGTTGTCAGGACTGAAGATCTCAAGGAAGAACTCAGGCAGGTTGAGAAGGAACGGTCAGATCCACGCGATCAGTCATTCCAGGAGCTTCCCAATCTTGATAGCGCATGTAATGGGGCCGGATAA
- a CDS encoding oligosaccharyl transferase, archaeosortase A system-associated gives MNLTNFKDPRVLLIGGGVVLISLFSLLIRIIPVFSGNTDVLSNVGMDDPTYQLRRVELCMANFPNIAWFDPMTFFPEGQPMHWGPLFPLISSAVCLLFGAHARPDIISICLLIPCVMAALLVPIIFFLVRMVADWKAGLVAGFFIAICPGQFFFRSYYGYFDHHIGEVLFSTLFCLGYLWAVVYCRKHPVDIENRETWKIPAILGLLCGVLYVLGLALMPTMILFALLVGMFTPVWFIIQRYIGHLGASALVVNTITFLVAIIGFLIIGVHGEGGLNYYTSGHVVAYTLIILGTWVLFGFSWLLRERPFSHYILSLVGAVVIGSVLFALLSPELFNYLLANANAFFGQEIHWKTIQEARPWTFDDAWRTFQYSLILFVIGIGVLLNKLRKELCPSYLFILIWSVVVLYATMQHIRYEYYLAVPAAILGGISIGYGIDLIRRVPAQVKEESPVHSKGGKQKDQAHGKKTSGKQATVSTGSMIFLVIVVLLGALFTYNSIGRDLAIGQFTLNPDWRETTDWMENNTPDTGVDYFKIYQKEGWQPPAQAYGVMAWWDYGHMITYLAKRMPNANPFQYGVAGDYGAARFFITTNESVASGILDHLKTKYVVTDYEIDTGKFWAMATWDNPDLGASPYQRNFILPNPDNPNTGQNFPFFMEPYYQTMISKLHNFDGSMTQPGQVHYIQYMKPEYSKTSDPIIVNGSQVPYEAGSAMLENSKSTVGPEYETALVNYVYTEPVSTVPALQHYRLVHESPTRASPESLPDVRYVKVFEYVPGAVIHGDGIIEIPVKTNTGRTFVYRQESVNGTFTVPYPTNAKVGDVTTQGPYRNAATGKEYQITDDQIQSGSIVS, from the coding sequence ATGAATCTTACTAATTTCAAAGATCCCCGTGTACTCCTTATTGGGGGGGGAGTTGTTCTTATTTCATTGTTCTCCCTGTTAATCCGGATTATTCCGGTCTTCTCAGGGAATACTGATGTTCTCTCTAACGTGGGTATGGATGATCCCACCTACCAATTGAGAAGGGTTGAATTGTGCATGGCCAATTTCCCGAACATCGCCTGGTTTGACCCGATGACATTTTTCCCTGAAGGCCAACCGATGCACTGGGGCCCGCTCTTTCCGCTGATAAGCAGTGCCGTCTGCCTGCTTTTCGGGGCTCACGCCCGTCCTGATATCATATCTATCTGCCTTCTTATTCCATGTGTTATGGCAGCACTTCTTGTCCCCATTATATTTTTCCTGGTACGAATGGTTGCGGACTGGAAGGCTGGCCTTGTTGCCGGTTTTTTTATTGCGATATGTCCTGGACAGTTCTTCTTCAGATCCTATTACGGGTATTTTGATCATCATATCGGGGAGGTATTATTCAGTACACTCTTCTGTCTTGGTTACCTTTGGGCAGTTGTTTACTGTCGCAAACATCCGGTTGATATTGAAAACAGGGAAACCTGGAAGATACCGGCGATATTAGGTCTTCTTTGCGGAGTATTATATGTGCTCGGGCTTGCCCTAATGCCGACCATGATCCTCTTTGCTCTGCTTGTGGGGATGTTTACCCCAGTATGGTTTATCATCCAGCGCTATATTGGCCATCTTGGGGCATCAGCACTCGTGGTAAATACAATAACCTTCCTTGTTGCAATCATCGGATTCCTCATAATTGGGGTTCATGGTGAAGGTGGATTAAACTATTATACTTCCGGGCATGTGGTTGCATATACCCTTATCATCCTGGGAACGTGGGTTCTCTTCGGGTTCTCATGGCTTCTCCGTGAGCGTCCTTTCTCGCATTATATTCTTTCTCTTGTTGGAGCGGTTGTCATAGGGAGCGTTCTCTTTGCATTGCTCTCTCCTGAATTATTCAATTACCTTCTTGCAAATGCTAATGCGTTCTTTGGTCAGGAGATCCATTGGAAGACAATTCAGGAAGCAAGACCCTGGACATTTGATGATGCATGGCGGACCTTCCAGTACAGTCTGATTCTGTTTGTGATCGGTATTGGGGTCCTTTTGAATAAACTGAGAAAAGAACTCTGCCCGTCATATCTTTTCATTCTGATCTGGTCTGTTGTTGTCCTCTATGCAACAATGCAGCATATCAGATACGAGTATTATCTGGCTGTACCTGCCGCTATTCTTGGTGGTATTTCCATTGGGTATGGGATCGATCTTATCAGGAGAGTCCCCGCCCAGGTAAAAGAAGAGTCACCAGTACATTCCAAAGGAGGAAAACAGAAAGATCAGGCACATGGAAAGAAAACATCAGGGAAACAGGCTACAGTTTCAACCGGAAGCATGATCTTTCTGGTGATAGTGGTTCTCCTTGGAGCACTCTTTACCTACAACTCTATCGGGCGCGATCTGGCAATAGGCCAGTTTACCCTGAACCCTGACTGGCGGGAGACAACAGACTGGATGGAGAATAACACTCCTGATACCGGTGTTGATTACTTCAAGATTTATCAGAAAGAGGGATGGCAGCCACCAGCCCAGGCATATGGTGTGATGGCATGGTGGGATTATGGTCATATGATTACCTATCTCGCAAAGCGGATGCCAAATGCGAATCCGTTCCAGTATGGTGTTGCCGGGGACTATGGAGCAGCCCGTTTCTTTATCACTACAAATGAATCAGTGGCATCTGGTATTCTTGATCACCTGAAAACAAAATATGTGGTCACAGATTACGAGATAGATACCGGAAAGTTCTGGGCGATGGCAACCTGGGATAATCCTGATCTTGGAGCATCACCATACCAGCGCAACTTCATTCTGCCCAACCCGGACAACCCGAATACTGGTCAGAATTTCCCGTTCTTTATGGAACCATACTATCAGACGATGATCTCAAAGCTCCACAACTTTGACGGTTCCATGACCCAGCCTGGGCAGGTGCATTATATTCAGTATATGAAGCCTGAATATTCAAAAACAAGCGATCCAATAATCGTTAATGGATCCCAGGTTCCATACGAAGCCGGATCTGCAATGCTTGAGAATTCAAAGTCAACGGTAGGCCCTGAGTATGAGACCGCTCTCGTGAACTATGTGTACACTGAGCCTGTCTCTACAGTTCCTGCGCTTCAGCATTACCGGCTGGTTCATGAATCTCCCACGAGAGCATCTCCAGAGAGCCTCCCTGATGTCAGGTATGTGAAGGTCTTTGAGTATGTTCCCGGGGCTGTCATTCATGGTGATGGTATCATTGAGATTCCGGTCAAAACCAATACCGGACGGACATTTGTCTATCGACAGGAAAGTGTCAACGGAACATTCACTGTTCCATATCCAACAAATGCAAAGGTTGGGGATGTTACAACTCAGGGGCCATACCGTAACGCCGCAACCGGGAAGGAGTACCAGATTACTGATGATCAGATCCAATCTGGATCTATCGTCTCCTGA
- a CDS encoding GDP-mannose 4,6-dehydratase, producing the protein MEWDDAHVLITGVSGFVGSYLARNLVDKGANVYGLIRRRADGTIPKNISHKKIENAIHFVEGSLEDLPGLAHAMDTAEPDYIFHLAAQSFVPRSISHPLETAQINCIGTINLLEAVRQKEVDPVMVFAGTSEEYGLVISSEEQYASLKEKYHTIFPDPSRIPELPISESNPFRPMSPYAASKVYGEILFRNYYQTYGLKGMVSRSFNHEGAGRGDQFVTSVITRQVTQLKYGETGQISIGNVNACRDWSHIDDIIEGYQIIAKKGQHGDVYNVGSNRTTSVLSYLLMSIEASGHKVREISTIHSDKVVNDPLKPDESSVFGINFEKPKIDQMILTDEITFDVGDGGILVRTDGPDIRIRFDPSRFRPSEVPILFSDITKVKKLGYQVRYQVRDIIRDQMNFFMDAENRCVLPGSECESKSQEKKI; encoded by the coding sequence ATGGAATGGGATGATGCTCATGTTCTTATCACCGGAGTTAGCGGGTTTGTTGGTTCATACCTAGCCCGTAACCTTGTTGATAAGGGAGCAAATGTGTATGGGCTTATTCGCCGCCGGGCTGATGGGACCATTCCAAAAAATATTTCACACAAAAAAATCGAGAATGCAATACATTTTGTTGAAGGAAGTCTGGAAGATCTCCCGGGGCTTGCTCACGCAATGGATACTGCGGAGCCGGATTATATCTTCCATCTGGCAGCTCAATCGTTTGTTCCCCGTTCAATATCTCATCCCCTTGAAACTGCCCAGATAAACTGCATCGGGACGATTAATCTGCTTGAAGCCGTCAGGCAGAAAGAAGTTGATCCGGTGATGGTCTTTGCCGGAACAAGCGAGGAGTATGGTTTAGTTATCAGTTCTGAAGAGCAGTATGCCTCTCTAAAAGAGAAATATCACACAATTTTTCCTGATCCTTCACGGATACCCGAACTTCCGATTTCAGAAAGCAATCCGTTCAGACCCATGTCCCCATATGCAGCCAGTAAAGTGTATGGAGAGATCCTGTTCAGGAACTATTACCAGACCTACGGTTTGAAGGGGATGGTCTCCCGCTCTTTTAATCATGAAGGTGCTGGGAGAGGTGATCAGTTTGTCACCTCTGTTATAACAAGACAGGTCACTCAGTTAAAGTATGGAGAGACCGGTCAGATCTCGATTGGAAACGTGAATGCCTGCAGAGACTGGTCACATATTGATGATATCATTGAGGGCTATCAGATCATTGCTAAAAAAGGGCAACATGGTGATGTTTATAACGTGGGCTCTAACCGGACCACGTCAGTTTTGAGTTATCTTCTCATGAGTATTGAGGCCTCAGGCCATAAGGTCAGGGAGATTAGTACTATTCATTCTGACAAAGTTGTAAACGATCCTCTGAAGCCAGATGAGTCCTCAGTGTTTGGCATTAATTTTGAAAAACCAAAGATTGATCAGATGATACTGACCGATGAGATCACTTTTGACGTTGGTGATGGAGGGATCCTTGTCAGAACAGATGGCCCTGACATCAGAATCCGGTTTGATCCGAGTCGGTTCCGTCCCTCTGAAGTTCCAATCCTCTTCTCTGATATAACAAAGGTGAAAAAGTTAGGTTATCAGGTCAGGTACCAGGTCAGGGATATTATTCGTGATCAAATGAACTTCTTTATGGATGCCGAGAACCGGTGTGTGCTCCCCGGTTCAGAATGTGAGAGTAAATCGCAGGAGAAAAAGATATGA
- a CDS encoding glycosyltransferase: MRIAILSCLDFSVPGGAERFFIDMAMALDATIVCLSYDPFLGDCYPLAKDVKFHPLNVSLPNEPLKQVFGMHLFRSIKLDYDFFIVTDDMALRYISKGKPHCYIMLTPRRALYDMYYQTIADLSLSKKLIYVPVLSFFRFLDRRFVMKNVSHIAGISHNVRNRIWRTYQRQAYVLYPPIHLENYQNTGYGDYWLSVSRIDKWKRVENLVESFREMPDKKLKIAGRVYPSFEPLASSAPPNVEFLGSVTDNDLITLYSNCRGFLTMAIDEDYGLTPLEAMACGKPVVAAKEGGYLETVVDEHTGLLVAPDPFSIREAVCRIDKNPELYEKASRLQATRFDYKLFKEQISTYVHTLAKT, encoded by the coding sequence ATGAGAATAGCGATTCTGTCGTGCCTTGATTTTAGTGTTCCTGGAGGTGCGGAACGCTTTTTTATTGACATGGCAATGGCTCTGGATGCAACAATTGTATGTTTGAGTTACGATCCTTTTTTGGGAGACTGCTATCCTCTTGCTAAAGATGTAAAATTTCATCCTCTCAACGTTTCCCTGCCTAATGAACCTTTGAAACAGGTATTTGGGATGCACCTTTTTCGGTCTATAAAACTGGATTATGATTTTTTTATCGTTACTGATGATATGGCTTTGAGGTACATCTCCAAGGGTAAGCCGCATTGTTATATTATGCTAACACCCCGCAGGGCTCTCTATGATATGTATTATCAGACTATCGCGGATCTTTCTCTTTCAAAGAAATTGATCTATGTGCCAGTTTTGTCATTTTTCCGTTTCCTGGATCGCAGGTTTGTTATGAAGAATGTGTCCCATATTGCAGGTATATCTCATAATGTAAGAAACCGGATATGGAGGACATATCAACGTCAGGCGTACGTGCTATATCCTCCAATTCACCTTGAAAATTACCAAAATACCGGATATGGAGATTACTGGTTATCTGTTTCCAGAATTGACAAGTGGAAACGGGTAGAAAACCTGGTAGAATCCTTCAGGGAGATGCCAGACAAGAAACTGAAGATAGCAGGGAGGGTTTATCCCTCATTTGAGCCTCTGGCATCATCAGCTCCACCAAATGTTGAATTTCTGGGTTCAGTCACTGATAACGACCTAATAACTCTGTACAGTAATTGTCGAGGATTTCTGACTATGGCAATTGATGAGGATTACGGGCTTACTCCGCTTGAAGCAATGGCATGTGGCAAACCGGTAGTAGCTGCAAAAGAGGGTGGTTACCTTGAGACTGTTGTTGATGAGCATACAGGTCTGCTGGTGGCACCTGATCCTTTCTCTATCAGAGAAGCGGTTTGCCGCATAGATAAAAATCCAGAACTGTATGAAAAAGCCTCACGGCTCCAGGCTACACGGTTTGATTATAAGTTATTTAAAGAACAAATATCCACGTATGTGCATACGCTGGCAAAAACATGA
- a CDS encoding glycosyltransferase, whose product MNQRTVVVIGPSPRFLSGISYYTLRLSNALADHLQVTSLLFRYMLPQRLFPGWKRVGTDLTSLKYSETIRVYEILDWYNPVTWIQASHEFKDAEVIILEWWTSSVAHMFLAMLLMNVKKIPVIIEFHEVVDPLEFSFGPIRIYARLMGRLIRRMACRYVVHSEHDRHLISTHYRIPETRIGVIPHGLYDQYPILEQIDTKRSLKVSDYFVFLFFGLIRPYKGVIHLIHAFEMLPEAIRNDSFLFIVGEAWEDHASLDAVQTSPASDRIRLLNKYASDDEIPVYFSSADALVLPYTRASQSGVAHIGISYGLPIIASQVGGLAESLSGYGGTTFVQPEDERELAHAMEQVHSMRYQRYQVPSDLKWESVAQKYEKEISFISNRE is encoded by the coding sequence ATGAATCAAAGAACTGTAGTGGTTATTGGCCCTTCTCCTCGTTTTCTTTCAGGTATAAGTTATTATACACTCCGGCTTTCCAATGCACTTGCTGACCATTTACAGGTTACCAGTCTTCTCTTCAGGTATATGCTCCCCCAGCGACTTTTCCCGGGTTGGAAGAGAGTCGGAACCGATCTGACATCCCTGAAATATAGTGAAACGATAAGGGTTTATGAAATTCTGGACTGGTACAATCCTGTAACCTGGATACAGGCATCACATGAGTTTAAGGATGCTGAAGTCATTATCCTGGAGTGGTGGACATCAAGTGTTGCACACATGTTCCTGGCCATGCTTCTTATGAATGTAAAAAAAATACCGGTCATTATTGAGTTTCATGAGGTCGTCGATCCTCTTGAATTTTCTTTTGGCCCCATACGCATCTATGCCCGGTTGATGGGCCGGCTGATAAGAAGGATGGCTTGTCGGTACGTTGTCCATTCTGAACATGACCGACACCTGATCTCAACTCATTACCGGATTCCTGAAACCCGGATTGGCGTGATTCCTCATGGACTCTATGATCAGTATCCAATCCTTGAACAAATAGATACCAAGAGGTCTCTTAAGGTGTCTGATTATTTTGTCTTCCTGTTTTTCGGGTTAATCCGTCCATATAAGGGAGTTATACACCTGATTCATGCCTTTGAGATGCTCCCCGAAGCCATAAGAAATGATTCTTTCCTCTTCATTGTGGGAGAAGCATGGGAAGATCATGCTTCGTTAGATGCAGTTCAAACATCTCCTGCATCAGACCGGATACGTCTTTTAAATAAGTATGCATCAGATGATGAAATTCCTGTTTATTTCTCGTCTGCTGATGCTTTGGTTCTCCCTTACACCCGTGCCTCACAAAGTGGCGTAGCCCATATCGGAATATCCTATGGTCTTCCAATTATTGCATCACAGGTAGGAGGACTTGCTGAGAGTTTATCCGGATACGGGGGGACTACTTTTGTACAACCTGAAGATGAGAGGGAACTGGCTCATGCAATGGAGCAGGTTCACTCTATGAGATATCAACGATATCAGGTGCCTTCGGATCTGAAGTGGGAAAGTGTAGCGCAAAAGTATGAAAAAGAGATCTCTTTTATAAGCAACAGGGAGTGA